The Pseudomonas iranensis genome includes a window with the following:
- a CDS encoding DMT family transporter: protein MHTTSTAAHPALEKTSGWINGFIGVLIFSGSLPATRLAVLEFDPVFLTVVRAAIAGALAVGLLLLFKQRRPAHHQWLSLLIVALGVVLGFPLLTALALQHVTSAHSIVFVGLLPLATAIFAVLRGGERPRPVFWIFSILGSALVVGFALSQGLSASPTGDLLMLAAILACGLGYAEGAKLSRSLGGWQVICWALLLSLPLMALLSLWLAPASFANISVSAWLCLGYVSLFSMLIGFVFWYRGLAQGGIAAVGQLQLLQPFFGLALAATLLHEQVSVGMLGVTLGVILCVAGAKKFSR from the coding sequence ATGCACACAACATCGACCGCGGCCCACCCGGCACTGGAAAAAACCAGTGGCTGGATCAACGGTTTTATCGGCGTGCTGATTTTCAGCGGTTCGCTGCCGGCCACACGTTTGGCGGTGCTGGAATTCGATCCGGTGTTTCTGACCGTGGTGCGAGCAGCGATCGCCGGCGCACTGGCCGTCGGACTTCTGCTGTTGTTCAAACAGCGGCGACCGGCGCATCATCAGTGGCTGTCGCTGTTGATCGTGGCGCTGGGCGTGGTGTTGGGTTTTCCGCTGCTGACTGCGTTGGCATTGCAGCACGTAACGTCAGCGCATTCGATTGTGTTTGTAGGATTGCTGCCGCTGGCCACGGCGATATTTGCCGTGTTGCGTGGCGGTGAGCGGCCACGGCCGGTGTTCTGGATCTTCTCGATCCTGGGCAGTGCGCTGGTGGTGGGCTTTGCCCTGTCCCAAGGCTTGAGCGCCTCGCCCACCGGGGATCTGCTGATGCTCGCGGCGATCCTGGCCTGCGGCCTCGGTTACGCCGAAGGCGCGAAACTGTCGCGCAGCCTCGGCGGCTGGCAGGTGATCTGCTGGGCGCTGCTGTTGTCATTACCGCTGATGGCGCTGCTGAGCCTGTGGCTGGCGCCCGCCTCGTTTGCCAACATCAGCGTGTCGGCGTGGCTGTGCCTGGGATATGTGTCGTTGTTCAGCATGCTGATCGGCTTCGTGTTCTGGTACCGCGGCCTGGCTCAGGGCGGGATCGCCGCGGTCGGGCAGCTGCAGCTGCTGCAACCGTTTTTTGGTCTGGCACTGGCGGCGACATTGCTGCATGAGCAGGTCAGTGTCGGCATGCTCGGCGTCACGCTGGGGGTGATTCTTTGCGTGGCCGGAGCGAAAAAATTCTCCAGGTAA
- a CDS encoding PLP-dependent aminotransferase family protein: MPRSRYKTLVDRYAADIRGGRLAPGTRLPTHRQLASQEGLALVTASRVYAELEAMGLVSGEAGRGTFVRETSLAPGQGIDQKDVAVGMIDLNFNYPSLPGQAELLRTALRQLALCGDLEALLRYQPHAGRAHERASVARHLSTRGVAVEADQVLVVNGAQQGLAVTLMALLKPGDVIAADALTYSGFKVLADALHLEVLAIPMTEHGPDLPALDRLCRQRAVRAVYSMPTLHNPLGWVMPLEQREQLVAIARRHDLTIIEDAAYAFLVENPPCPLIELAPERTFYVSGLSKNIATGLRVGFIAAPLLQVPALERIVRATTWNTPGVMTAIACGWLDDGTVTVLEAQKRRDATARQALAAEVLKGLRYIAHPASYFLWLPLPEDVRADQIVVELMQQQISVTSAEPFSLSAPTPHAIRLALGSVDMHVLRQALITVRTIIGAYL, encoded by the coding sequence ATGCCGCGTTCCCGTTACAAGACCCTGGTTGATCGCTATGCGGCAGACATTCGTGGCGGACGATTGGCGCCGGGCACGCGACTGCCAACGCATCGGCAGCTGGCGAGCCAGGAAGGTCTGGCGCTGGTTACCGCTTCACGGGTTTATGCGGAGCTTGAAGCGATGGGCCTGGTCAGTGGCGAAGCCGGACGCGGCACGTTTGTTCGGGAAACGTCGCTGGCGCCGGGGCAGGGCATCGATCAGAAAGACGTGGCGGTCGGCATGATCGACCTGAATTTCAACTATCCCTCGTTGCCAGGTCAGGCTGAACTGTTGCGCACGGCGTTGCGCCAACTGGCGTTGTGCGGTGATCTGGAAGCACTGCTGCGTTATCAACCCCACGCCGGACGTGCCCACGAACGCGCCTCGGTGGCGCGACATTTGTCGACACGCGGCGTGGCGGTTGAAGCCGACCAAGTGCTGGTCGTCAATGGCGCTCAGCAAGGTTTGGCGGTGACGCTGATGGCCCTGCTCAAACCCGGCGATGTGATCGCCGCCGATGCGCTGACCTATTCGGGATTCAAGGTGCTGGCCGACGCGCTGCATCTGGAAGTGCTGGCGATCCCGATGACGGAGCACGGCCCGGATTTGCCGGCACTGGACAGACTCTGCCGCCAGCGTGCAGTGCGCGCCGTATACAGCATGCCGACGCTGCACAACCCGCTGGGCTGGGTCATGCCACTGGAACAGCGCGAGCAATTGGTGGCGATTGCCCGGCGGCACGATCTGACAATCATTGAAGACGCTGCCTACGCGTTTCTGGTCGAAAACCCGCCATGTCCGTTGATTGAACTGGCACCGGAACGGACGTTTTACGTATCGGGCCTGTCGAAAAACATCGCCACCGGATTGCGGGTCGGCTTCATTGCCGCGCCGCTGCTTCAAGTGCCCGCACTGGAGCGAATCGTTCGTGCGACGACATGGAACACGCCTGGGGTGATGACCGCCATCGCGTGCGGCTGGCTCGACGATGGCACCGTCACCGTGCTTGAGGCGCAGAAACGTCGTGATGCTACGGCGCGACAGGCCTTGGCCGCCGAGGTGCTGAAAGGGCTGCGCTACATTGCTCATCCGGCTTCGTATTTTCTGTGGCTGCCGCTGCCCGAAGATGTGCGTGCCGATCAGATCGTGGTCGAGTTGATGCAGCAGCAGATTTCCGTCACCAGCGCCGAGCCGTTTTCGCTGTCGGCCCCTACGCCCCATGCGATTCGTCTGGCTCTCGGCTCGGTGGACATGCACGTGTTGCGTCAGGCGTTGATCACCGTCAGAACGATCATCGGCGCTTATCTGTAA
- a CDS encoding sensor domain-containing diguanylate cyclase, which produces MFKASLRSHLTLWFGGLSLLTLLSVGFYVGHIATEQMKQASGNALLNTARAAATLLGEQLRERQLEVYLLSRAPHLERGDLDNPAILKSMQLRTQARAEYAWMGVTDAQGNVRQAVNDLLIGQSVQKRPWFQIGLRRQYTGDPHEAVLLAKLLPGLPNGEPLRFIDFAAPIHNAEGQVIGVLGAHAHWSWVTRIVESAAFSHKNSAPDIQALIVDHDGKVLYPEALMGQQLAIGDSVLPGWTAANGYLTSMVTVPTPSGTALSWSIAIRQPLETALQPARTLQYELLILGVFAAIVFGLVAYYLALYLSRPIEQLARSAKQVQNNQAGAQFQLQHPVLEIAQLGQSIDAMTQSLLGKERELQEANASLEATVAQRTAALTEANAELLSLATHDGLTGVYNRRRFDEKITEYSLLSRRTGRPFALLLIDADHFKRINDSHGHAVGDEVLQQLATLIQNSVRSTDFVARYGGEEFAVLLPEVAQPDTPEVVAEKIRVAVAEAQFPGVGNVTVSIGLALADPADNNHTALIKRADQQLYQAKAAGRNQVAFHAH; this is translated from the coding sequence ATGTTCAAAGCCAGTCTGCGTAGCCATCTCACCCTGTGGTTCGGCGGTTTGTCCCTGCTGACGTTATTGAGCGTCGGCTTTTATGTCGGTCACATCGCCACCGAACAAATGAAACAGGCCAGCGGCAACGCGTTGCTGAACACGGCGCGCGCGGCGGCGACGCTATTGGGCGAACAACTGCGCGAACGGCAGCTAGAGGTTTACCTGCTCAGTCGCGCGCCGCATCTGGAGCGCGGTGATCTGGACAATCCAGCCATCCTCAAGTCGATGCAGTTACGCACCCAGGCGCGCGCCGAATATGCGTGGATGGGCGTCACCGACGCCCAGGGCAACGTTCGCCAGGCGGTCAATGATCTGCTGATCGGTCAATCGGTGCAGAAACGCCCATGGTTCCAGATCGGCCTGCGCCGGCAATACACCGGCGATCCCCACGAAGCAGTGTTGCTGGCCAAGTTGTTGCCGGGCCTGCCCAATGGCGAGCCGCTGCGCTTCATCGATTTCGCCGCGCCAATCCACAACGCCGAAGGGCAGGTGATTGGCGTGTTGGGCGCACATGCACACTGGAGTTGGGTGACGCGCATCGTCGAGTCGGCAGCGTTTTCCCACAAAAACTCGGCGCCGGATATCCAGGCGCTGATTGTCGACCACGATGGCAAGGTGCTCTACCCCGAAGCGCTGATGGGCCAACAACTGGCGATCGGCGATTCGGTATTGCCGGGCTGGACAGCGGCCAACGGTTACCTGACCAGCATGGTCACCGTGCCGACGCCATCGGGCACGGCGCTGTCATGGTCGATCGCCATTCGCCAGCCATTGGAGACTGCGCTGCAACCGGCGCGCACGCTGCAATATGAACTGTTGATACTCGGCGTTTTCGCCGCCATCGTTTTCGGTCTCGTGGCTTATTATCTGGCGCTGTACCTGAGCCGGCCGATCGAACAACTGGCACGCTCGGCCAAACAAGTGCAAAACAACCAGGCCGGCGCACAGTTCCAGCTCCAGCATCCGGTGCTGGAAATCGCCCAGCTCGGCCAGTCCATCGACGCAATGACGCAGTCACTGCTCGGCAAGGAGCGCGAACTGCAAGAAGCCAACGCGTCGCTGGAAGCCACCGTGGCGCAACGCACCGCCGCACTCACCGAGGCCAACGCCGAGCTGCTGAGCCTGGCCACTCACGACGGCCTGACCGGCGTTTACAACCGCCGCCGGTTTGACGAAAAAATCACCGAGTATTCGCTGCTGTCCCGACGCACCGGACGCCCGTTTGCCCTGCTGCTGATCGATGCCGACCACTTCAAACGCATCAATGACAGCCACGGCCACGCGGTCGGTGACGAGGTCCTGCAACAACTGGCGACCTTGATCCAGAACAGCGTACGCAGCACCGATTTCGTCGCCCGCTACGGCGGCGAAGAGTTCGCCGTACTGCTGCCGGAAGTCGCGCAACCCGACACCCCGGAAGTCGTTGCCGAAAAGATTCGCGTAGCGGTGGCCGAAGCGCAGTTTCCCGGCGTCGGCAACGTCACGGTGAGTATCGGTCTCGCCCTGGCAGATCCGGCCGACAACAACCACACCGCCCTGATCAAACGCGCCGATCAGCAGCTGTATCAGGCGAAAGCTGCGGGGCGCAATCAGGTTGCGTTTCATGCCCACTGA
- a CDS encoding AraC family transcriptional regulator, protein MDRLSTLLSHFGVNAGTFHSGSFCGVSVHEGEPVGHVHVLQAGALLLKPGNEREIRLEEPSLIFFPRPFTHRMFADEAMASQVVCASLTFDGGSGNALAAALPDYLVLKLTDIPELRSTLDWLFNEAFEGHCGRVAVMDRLFELLVILLLRHLIGSRDQQPGIMAGLADPRVSRALNLIHEQPHKPWSVADLAAAANQSRAGFAEQFRRVVGQTPADYLLSWRVSLAQKRLREGRPIALIAEEVGYESPSALARAFRRKTGLSPRQCKAEH, encoded by the coding sequence ATGGATCGCCTTTCCACATTACTCAGTCATTTCGGTGTGAACGCCGGCACCTTTCATAGCGGCTCGTTTTGCGGCGTGAGCGTTCACGAAGGCGAACCGGTCGGCCATGTGCATGTTCTGCAAGCCGGGGCGTTGCTGCTCAAACCGGGCAACGAGCGGGAAATTCGCCTGGAAGAACCGTCGCTGATTTTCTTTCCCCGGCCTTTCACTCACCGGATGTTTGCCGACGAGGCCATGGCCAGCCAAGTGGTGTGCGCCTCGCTGACCTTCGACGGTGGCTCGGGCAATGCCTTGGCCGCCGCGTTACCGGACTATCTGGTGTTGAAACTCACCGATATCCCGGAATTGCGCAGCACCCTTGACTGGCTGTTCAACGAAGCTTTTGAAGGGCATTGCGGGCGCGTGGCGGTGATGGATCGCCTGTTTGAATTGCTGGTGATTCTGCTGCTGCGCCATCTCATCGGCAGTCGTGATCAGCAACCGGGCATCATGGCCGGGCTGGCGGATCCGCGCGTGTCTCGCGCCTTGAACCTGATCCACGAGCAGCCGCACAAGCCTTGGAGTGTGGCCGATCTCGCGGCAGCGGCGAACCAGTCCCGCGCCGGTTTTGCCGAGCAGTTTCGCCGCGTGGTCGGGCAGACGCCGGCCGATTACCTGCTGAGCTGGCGCGTCAGTCTTGCGCAGAAACGCCTGCGCGAAGGCCGCCCGATTGCATTGATTGCCGAGGAGGTTGGATACGAAAGTCCGTCGGCGCTGGCCCGGGCGTTTCGGCGCAAGACCGGTCTCAGTCCAAGGCAATGTAAAGCCGAACACTGA
- a CDS encoding phage infection protein gives MKRQTLLGIAFSVFAINAFAVTPAHTLVAEGGSDKLIESRLAEGGSDRLIERRVAEGGSDRLLERRVAEGGSDRLIERRVAEGGSDRLIERRVAEGGSDRLIERRVAEGGSDRLLERRVAEGGSDRLIERRVAEGGSDRLIQRRVAEGGSDRLIERRVA, from the coding sequence ATGAAACGCCAAACCCTTCTCGGCATCGCTTTCTCGGTTTTCGCAATTAACGCTTTTGCAGTAACGCCTGCTCACACCCTGGTCGCTGAAGGCGGCTCGGACAAGCTGATCGAAAGCCGTCTGGCTGAAGGTGGTTCAGATCGTCTGATCGAACGCCGCGTTGCCGAAGGTGGTTCGGATCGTCTGCTCGAACGCCGCGTTGCCGAAGGTGGTTCGGATCGTCTGATCGAACGCCGCGTTGCCGAAGGTGGTTCTGATCGCTTGATCGAACGCCGTGTTGCCGAGGGTGGTTCTGATCGCTTGATCGAACGCCGTGTTGCCGAGGGTGGCTCGGATCGTCTGCTCGAACGCCGCGTTGCTGAAGGTGGCTCTGATCGTCTGATCGAACGCCGCGTCGCTGAAGGTGGCTCTGATCGTCTGATCCAGCGCCGCGTCGCTGAAGGTGGCTCTGATCGTCTGATCGAACGCCGCGTTGCATGA
- a CDS encoding c-type cytochrome, producing the protein MKFTTTLFLALIFSASAQAEGDPEAGAKIFPRLCGGCHQVGESARSGFGPQLNGIIGRAAGTSANYVYSDAMKNSGITWDRATLKAYLEDPKGVVPGTRMIFWGLSDEEKLNNLLAYLQMFSAEP; encoded by the coding sequence ATGAAATTCACCACGACACTGTTTCTCGCCTTGATCTTCAGCGCCAGTGCACAGGCTGAGGGCGATCCTGAGGCCGGGGCGAAAATCTTCCCGCGTCTGTGCGGCGGTTGCCATCAGGTTGGCGAGTCGGCTCGTTCGGGGTTTGGTCCGCAGTTGAACGGCATCATTGGCCGGGCTGCGGGGACTTCGGCCAATTATGTTTATTCCGATGCGATGAAGAACTCGGGGATTACCTGGGATCGGGCGACGTTGAAGGCTTATCTCGAGGATCCGAAAGGTGTGGTGCCGGGGACGCGGATGATTTTCTGGGGGCTGAGTGATGAGGAGAAGTTGAATAATTTGTTGGCTTATCTGCAGATGTTCAGTGCCGAGCCCTAG
- a CDS encoding MATE family efflux transporter, whose protein sequence is MHSAPFAKPLWQTYLLFLAPMVLSNFLQSMSGTVNSIYIGQMLGTQALAAVSGMFPVVFFFIALVIGLGAGAGVLIGQAWGARETHMVKAIAGATLLLGVLIGLVAAVLGTVFARQALTGLGTPADVLDDAVDYAHVMLWILPSLLVFVLFTQLLRGVSDTLSPLLALIVSTAVGLALTPALIRGWLGLPPLGIQSAAYAGLAGNLSAMAWLAWRLIRKGHPLAPDREFFAALRLDRVILGKVLRIGLPTGVQMIVLSLSELVILALVNQHGSQATAAYGAVTQIVNYVQFPALSIAITASILGAQAIGAGDLQRMGPILRTGLLINVCLTGGLIVLGYGLSHWLLGLFLTEDSTRAMAEHLLHIMLWSLLVFGFQAIIGGIMRASGTVLVPVVISIICVVGVQLPAAYWLDGQFGLQGVWMAFPVAYLGMLILQTLYYKLVWKHQKIERLI, encoded by the coding sequence ATGCATAGCGCCCCCTTCGCCAAACCGCTCTGGCAAACCTATCTGCTGTTTCTCGCGCCGATGGTGCTGTCGAACTTCCTGCAATCGATGTCCGGGACGGTCAACAGCATCTACATTGGCCAGATGCTCGGCACTCAAGCGCTGGCGGCAGTGTCCGGCATGTTTCCGGTCGTGTTCTTTTTCATCGCCCTGGTCATCGGCCTCGGCGCTGGCGCAGGCGTGTTGATCGGCCAGGCGTGGGGCGCGCGCGAGACGCACATGGTCAAGGCGATTGCCGGAGCGACGCTGCTGCTGGGTGTGTTGATCGGTTTGGTCGCGGCGGTGCTGGGCACGGTGTTTGCGCGCCAGGCACTGACGGGGTTGGGCACGCCGGCGGATGTGCTTGACGATGCGGTGGACTATGCCCACGTCATGTTGTGGATTCTGCCATCGCTACTGGTATTCGTGCTGTTCACCCAATTGCTGCGTGGGGTCAGCGATACGCTGTCGCCACTGCTCGCGCTGATCGTCTCCACCGCCGTGGGGCTGGCGCTGACGCCGGCGTTGATTCGCGGCTGGCTGGGTTTGCCGCCATTGGGCATTCAGAGCGCGGCGTATGCCGGGCTGGCGGGGAATCTGTCGGCAATGGCGTGGCTGGCCTGGCGGCTGATCCGCAAGGGCCATCCGCTGGCGCCGGATCGAGAGTTCTTCGCCGCGCTGCGACTGGATCGGGTCATTCTCGGCAAGGTCCTGCGCATCGGCCTGCCCACCGGAGTACAGATGATCGTGCTGTCGTTATCGGAGCTGGTGATCCTGGCACTGGTCAATCAGCACGGCTCGCAAGCGACAGCGGCCTATGGCGCAGTAACGCAGATCGTCAATTATGTGCAGTTTCCGGCGCTGTCGATTGCGATCACCGCGTCGATCCTCGGTGCTCAGGCGATCGGCGCTGGGGATCTGCAACGAATGGGGCCGATCCTGCGCACCGGGCTTTTGATCAACGTGTGCCTGACCGGTGGCCTGATTGTCTTAGGTTATGGGTTGTCGCACTGGTTGCTGGGTCTGTTCCTGACCGAGGACTCGACCCGGGCGATGGCCGAGCATCTGCTGCATATCATGCTCTGGAGCCTGTTGGTGTTCGGCTTCCAGGCCATCATCGGCGGGATCATGCGTGCCAGCGGCACCGTCCTGGTGCCGGTGGTCATTTCGATTATCTGTGTGGTCGGCGTGCAGTTGCCGGCGGCTTACTGGCTCGACGGGCAGTTCGGTTTGCAGGGTGTGTGGATGGCGTTCCCGGTTGCCTATTTGGGGATGCTGATTTTGCAGACCCTGTATTACAAATTGGTGTGGAAGCATCAGAAGATAGAGCGGTTGATATAG
- a CDS encoding chorismate mutase, with translation MRNVANFLLGSLLALSAAYTQAAAPAAAPASLKPLLATLNERLSIGDLVALTKWDSGKPIQDSPREAQVIANARTLATEHKVDPDDVAQLIAAQMEANKLVQYGLLAQWQAAGAAPDTPRPDLGKQIRPRLDELQKRLLQQYAAFAPYRQDPNCPAWLADVRNGLAADSLHDLALIRASGELCIRAKAL, from the coding sequence ATGCGTAACGTTGCAAATTTTCTGCTTGGCTCCCTTCTCGCTCTGTCGGCCGCCTACACTCAGGCAGCCGCACCCGCAGCGGCGCCTGCTTCGTTGAAACCGCTACTGGCCACTTTAAATGAACGCCTGAGCATCGGTGATCTGGTTGCGTTGACCAAATGGGACAGCGGCAAGCCTATTCAGGACAGCCCGCGTGAGGCGCAGGTCATCGCCAATGCCCGAACTCTGGCCACCGAACACAAAGTCGATCCGGACGACGTCGCGCAACTGATCGCCGCACAAATGGAAGCGAACAAACTGGTGCAATACGGTCTGCTCGCGCAATGGCAAGCGGCAGGTGCTGCACCGGACACACCGCGTCCGGATCTGGGCAAACAGATCCGCCCGCGCCTGGATGAACTGCAAAAGCGCTTGTTGCAGCAGTACGCCGCCTTCGCGCCCTATCGCCAGGATCCGAATTGCCCGGCATGGCTGGCCGATGTCCGCAACGGTCTGGCCGCCGATTCGCTGCATGACCTGGCGCTGATTCGTGCCAGCGGCGAGTTGTGCATCCGCGCGAAAGCGCTCTGA